The Chryseolinea soli genome contains a region encoding:
- a CDS encoding amidohydrolase family protein gives MKNFSSFKNSCFLIVCLLVWQGCSQTKRTESTAEQLSEFYELNDFATIEKFDTHIHLNTDAPAFIHQSAKDNFRFLDIVDDRPFGLPMEDQEQIAQKQVKAFPDRVAYATTFPVKHWNSERWEQETIDHLKDAFSHGAVAVKVWKNVGMSLRDKDGKFVMIDHPRFDSLLNYLAKNKITLIGHLGEPKDCWLPLDKMTMKGNRAYYTEHPDYHMYLHPEYPSYEDQIAARDHILEKHPDLIFIGAHLGSLEWSLDELAKRLDRFPNFAVDLARMPNLQHHAMTNWQKTHDFFVKYQDRLLYATDRAVNPDKDSLEMKTLVHEARLRDWEFFTTDTKMTSTGFEGEFKGLKLPREVVDKLYFKNAAKWLPAMGLKGI, from the coding sequence ATGAAAAACTTCTCCAGCTTTAAGAACTCTTGTTTTCTGATCGTTTGTCTCCTCGTTTGGCAAGGTTGTTCGCAAACCAAACGCACAGAATCAACCGCTGAGCAGCTGTCGGAATTTTATGAGCTGAACGATTTTGCAACGATCGAAAAATTCGACACCCACATTCACCTGAACACTGACGCTCCTGCATTTATACACCAGTCGGCCAAAGACAATTTTCGTTTCCTGGACATCGTCGACGACCGGCCTTTTGGTTTGCCGATGGAAGACCAGGAACAGATTGCGCAGAAACAAGTGAAAGCGTTCCCTGACCGGGTTGCCTACGCCACCACCTTCCCGGTGAAGCACTGGAACAGCGAGCGTTGGGAGCAAGAGACGATCGACCATCTGAAGGATGCGTTTTCGCACGGGGCGGTTGCCGTCAAAGTGTGGAAGAATGTGGGCATGAGTTTGCGCGATAAGGATGGAAAGTTTGTCATGATCGATCATCCCCGGTTTGATTCCCTGTTGAACTACCTGGCCAAAAATAAGATCACCCTCATCGGTCACCTGGGCGAACCCAAAGACTGCTGGTTGCCCCTCGACAAAATGACGATGAAAGGAAACCGCGCCTATTACACCGAGCATCCCGACTATCATATGTATTTACATCCGGAGTATCCTTCTTATGAGGACCAGATCGCCGCTAGAGATCACATACTCGAGAAGCATCCCGACCTGATTTTCATCGGCGCGCATCTGGGCAGTTTGGAATGGAGCCTGGACGAACTGGCCAAACGCCTCGACCGGTTTCCTAACTTCGCAGTGGACCTGGCGCGCATGCCCAACCTGCAACATCACGCCATGACCAACTGGCAAAAGACGCATGATTTTTTTGTGAAGTACCAGGATCGCCTTCTGTATGCAACCGACAGGGCCGTGAATCCAGACAAAGACTCCCTGGAAATGAAAACACTCGTACACGAAGCCAGGCTGCGCGATTGGGAATTTTTTACAACCGATACTAAAATGACATCGACCGGCTTTGAGGGCGAATTCAAAGGTCTGAAATTGCCGCGTGAAGTAGTTGACAAGCTATATTTCAAAAATGCCGCAAAGTGGTTGCCGGCGATGGGATTGAAGGGAATCTGA
- a CDS encoding saccharopine dehydrogenase C-terminal domain-containing protein, translating to MKTVLVLLSTDQFSVPLVRYLALEGKRYGWKICVGSMFGEGAVRRMREEKFSNDILFINVTDYRQCDHAIRKVDLVIGMIPDVMLLQVADSCIAHSKDLITPSRLTRQLMAKKSQAEKSDVLLLFECGFSPGLDHITLKKAIDNIHIRGGMIASLKTYSGSQIAEQCIDNPWEFKLTEPSRELINLGKGNNRYLLNGQLQHIPYHQLLERSEPITIQGLPEIVAIPEGDALYYRKLYELTEAHTVTKGKLVRKGFERLWSLITQLGLTDNTTRIELFENKSIRYFLRSLLPYSTSDSIESLLQKHLRATWSEIEALRWLGLFEDEWLEGHREITPAVILQHLLEKKFNMRPNDKDCVIMRHELEYDYQNFRHKFTSTLITQGEDLLNSATAKAIGLTTGAAAKAYLVGNIKVKGLHTPTKKEIYDPILNELDDLGVAFHVEDRKIVDADVKEPFDQIEYIVSQLHNPRYT from the coding sequence ATGAAAACCGTGCTTGTGCTGTTGAGTACCGATCAGTTTTCTGTGCCATTGGTCCGCTATCTCGCGTTGGAAGGGAAACGCTACGGGTGGAAGATCTGTGTGGGAAGCATGTTTGGGGAAGGTGCCGTACGGCGCATGCGGGAGGAAAAATTCAGCAACGACATCCTCTTTATAAACGTTACCGACTACCGCCAATGCGATCACGCCATCCGCAAGGTGGACCTGGTCATCGGTATGATTCCGGATGTTATGTTATTGCAGGTGGCCGACAGTTGCATCGCTCACAGCAAAGATCTTATCACGCCTTCCCGCCTGACGCGCCAGTTGATGGCCAAAAAATCGCAAGCCGAAAAAAGCGATGTCTTGCTGCTGTTCGAATGCGGGTTCTCTCCCGGCCTGGATCACATCACGCTAAAAAAAGCCATCGACAACATTCACATCCGGGGAGGTATGATCGCCTCTCTGAAGACCTACAGCGGAAGCCAGATTGCCGAACAATGTATCGACAACCCGTGGGAGTTTAAATTGACGGAACCGTCGCGCGAACTCATCAACCTGGGCAAAGGCAACAACCGCTACTTGCTCAACGGCCAGCTTCAGCATATTCCTTATCATCAATTGTTGGAAAGAAGTGAGCCCATCACTATCCAAGGGCTGCCGGAGATCGTCGCCATTCCCGAAGGCGATGCACTGTATTACCGCAAATTATACGAGCTCACGGAAGCGCACACCGTCACGAAGGGAAAATTAGTACGAAAAGGATTCGAACGCCTTTGGAGTCTGATCACACAACTGGGATTGACCGACAACACCACCCGGATCGAGCTCTTTGAAAATAAATCCATTCGCTACTTCCTGCGCTCACTCCTCCCCTACTCAACCTCGGACTCGATCGAAAGCCTGTTGCAAAAGCATTTGCGCGCCACCTGGAGCGAAATAGAAGCGCTGCGATGGCTTGGTCTGTTTGAAGATGAATGGCTCGAAGGCCACAGGGAGATTACACCGGCCGTCATTCTACAACATTTGCTGGAGAAGAAATTCAACATGCGCCCGAATGACAAAGATTGTGTCATCATGCGGCACGAGCTGGAGTATGACTACCAGAACTTCCGGCACAAGTTCACCTCTACTCTCATCACGCAAGGCGAAGACCTGTTGAATTCCGCCACAGCCAAAGCCATTGGTCTCACCACCGGGGCGGCGGCAAAAGCTTACCTGGTGGGCAACATCAAAGTGAAGGGCCTTCACACGCCGACAAAAAAAGAGATCTACGATCCCATCCTGAACGAGCTGGACGACCTGGGCGTGGCGTTTCATGTAGAGGATCGCAAGATCGTCGACGCCGACGTGAAAGAGCCCTTTGATCAAATCGAATACATTGTTTCACAACTCCATAATCCACGTTACACCTGA
- a CDS encoding winged helix-turn-helix transcriptional regulator, producing MPITTYDASLCMMTRIFEMIGGKWKPIILYLIQHDINRFGSLKRSMPRISKKVLTEQLRELEEDQLIARRIVLAHPPQIIEYSLTSTGISLRQLIDEMVRWGVTHLNSPHKPEWIRLTGGVSSLSTLTDQPKSICAGG from the coding sequence ATGCCAATCACCACATACGACGCCTCCCTTTGCATGATGACCCGCATCTTCGAAATGATCGGCGGAAAGTGGAAGCCGATCATTTTATATCTGATCCAACACGACATCAACCGGTTCGGGTCGTTGAAAAGAAGCATGCCGCGGATCAGCAAAAAGGTGCTCACCGAACAATTGCGCGAATTGGAAGAGGATCAACTCATTGCACGCCGCATTGTTTTAGCCCATCCGCCGCAGATCATTGAATATAGCCTCACATCCACCGGCATTTCGCTGCGCCAGCTAATCGACGAAATGGTGCGCTGGGGCGTAACGCATTTGAACAGCCCGCACAAACCGGAATGGATCCGCCTAACGGGCGGGGTATCTTCCCTTTCGACGTTAACTGACCAACCTAAATCAATATGTGCCGGGGGTTAA
- a CDS encoding VOC family protein, translating into MITRLTHVSIYVLDQASAYDFYINKLGFKVVMDVPLVPANGHRWLTVAPPDHPDFEINLTPITEGMWYSKETAETLRDLVKKGTFGCGVLTCDDVYATYEELKAKGVEFTKPPKKEFYGIEALFKDDSGNWFSLAQLTKG; encoded by the coding sequence ATGATCACAAGATTAACACACGTAAGCATCTACGTGCTCGACCAGGCCAGCGCCTATGATTTCTACATTAACAAACTTGGTTTTAAAGTCGTCATGGACGTGCCGCTTGTGCCGGCCAATGGCCATCGTTGGCTCACGGTTGCACCGCCCGACCATCCCGACTTTGAGATCAACCTGACGCCGATCACGGAAGGTATGTGGTATTCCAAAGAAACGGCCGAAACGTTGAGAGACCTCGTGAAAAAAGGAACGTTCGGTTGCGGCGTCCTCACCTGCGACGACGTCTATGCCACCTATGAAGAACTGAAGGCCAAAGGTGTTGAGTTTACAAAACCGCCCAAGAAAGAATTCTATGGCATCGAAGCCCTTTTCAAAGACGATTCAGGCAATTGGTTCTCGCTCGCGCAATTGACAAAAGGATGA
- a CDS encoding DUF1569 domain-containing protein, which produces MKTVYDKATRDELIRRINTLDENSSAQWGKMKVYQMVKHCRLWEEMMLGKTKYDRAFIGRIFGKLALNTVLKNEAPLGRNSPTLPALIIKDDGDVSIEKSKWIALIQEHANTWAPDLVHPFFGKLTKEQTGHLVYKHSDHHLRQFNS; this is translated from the coding sequence ATGAAAACCGTATACGACAAAGCCACCCGTGACGAATTGATCCGACGGATAAACACCCTGGATGAAAACAGTAGCGCACAGTGGGGCAAAATGAAAGTTTACCAGATGGTGAAACACTGCCGGCTTTGGGAGGAAATGATGTTGGGTAAGACAAAATACGATCGCGCATTCATAGGGCGTATATTCGGCAAACTGGCTCTGAACACCGTACTGAAAAATGAAGCCCCGCTGGGAAGAAATTCTCCCACGCTCCCGGCGCTCATCATAAAAGATGATGGCGATGTTTCGATCGAGAAATCGAAATGGATCGCGCTCATCCAAGAACATGCGAACACCTGGGCGCCGGATCTTGTCCATCCTTTCTTTGGAAAGCTAACCAAAGAACAGACCGGGCACCTGGTCTATAAACATAGTGACCATCATCTCCGTCAATTTAATAGTTAA
- a CDS encoding helix-turn-helix domain-containing protein produces the protein MKTDAYPKIFLYRRLVQAKLFIDTHYAKPIDLDNIADEAYSSKFHFIRQFKSIYRRTPHQYLISVRMEKAKALLRDGLPVSKVCYAVGFESLSSFSGLFKRLYGITPLAYSQQQQYIKAQIKESPLRFIPGCFAHKSGWI, from the coding sequence ATGAAAACAGACGCTTATCCCAAGATCTTCCTCTACCGGCGCCTTGTGCAGGCCAAGCTTTTCATCGATACCCACTACGCAAAGCCCATCGATCTCGATAACATCGCCGATGAGGCCTACTCATCCAAGTTCCATTTTATCCGGCAGTTTAAGAGCATCTATCGCCGGACGCCACACCAGTATCTGATCTCGGTGAGGATGGAAAAGGCAAAGGCATTATTGAGAGATGGTCTTCCCGTTTCTAAAGTATGTTATGCCGTAGGATTTGAAAGCCTGAGTTCCTTCAGCGGATTGTTCAAGCGATTGTATGGCATCACACCTTTGGCGTATTCACAGCAGCAACAATATATAAAGGCACAAATAAAGGAATCGCCCCTTCGCTTCATACCGGGTTGCTTTGCGCACAAAAGCGGTTGGATCTGA
- a CDS encoding tetratricopeptide repeat protein, which translates to MCVLGFLGAEAICQTKVIDSLEQKLKNARDRERVDVLNQLTYEFISVNTDKVIQYGDEALRLSRKIAYTKGEGIAYTYRGVHEYLSGQLQQAHKDLHHGLALSAQVGDRINQGYTLLQLGNCSLEEVENDSALLFLQGSYEFFKDSTQPASLSKVYRNMSAVYGQRYQYEKQAVYLDRAIAIRRLLPDKTLLTDALTLKATNKWMTGDVPAAEALLDEALTVAVEHPEDEENLQDIHHLKSMVLFQQGRFDEAVVLFDSARNYFLRTLLYRKYVTMLIDIGEVFSDRGEYELALDNLYVALELSKLRGYEVETHVIRTRIGWINFRLGDLKQAFRLANEALNYTTKRQPQADIANALNLRGVVLTDLNEFAPAKVSLDSVIQIYKQLGDNRGISEGLMNLGFLEEKQKRYSQALAFYKESIRLAEASNYAYGLAWSNWGMGDIYFKQGDYKTAARYLDQSEAYCRLIHAHEILIINYNTRRDLLAAQNRFKESLGFSVLASQLKDSIHRTDLARRFVTLEKMQEIEQRDRDIKALQNDKQLAENKINLQQAQIRQQFILLIGGVISLALLGALALVYYRFYKRIKTLHAAITDKNKRIQTQADKLHEVNAELKHLYHEVSEQNEEIQAQASKLAASNKSISDLNRGLEQIVAQKTLELRTTNEELAKHNNELLQFSYTVSHNLRGPVARLLGLSDIVIAEQDFAEAQKWIALIGKTAADLDLIIKDLNKILDLRNEPHQYRETVELEKEWKQSISLLQDSLNGHEEITANFEALPQIATVRAMVQSTFYNLLSNAMKFRSPNRDLKVTATSSYVDGKARLEVRDNGMGFDTGVHKEKLFKLYKRFHNHVEGRGIGLYLVKSQIEILHGTIEVESVPGQGSRFTITLPLDEELPHVLLD; encoded by the coding sequence ATGTGCGTTCTCGGATTCCTGGGTGCGGAAGCCATTTGTCAGACGAAAGTTATTGACAGCCTTGAACAAAAACTAAAAAACGCTCGCGATCGCGAGCGCGTTGACGTCCTCAATCAGCTTACGTATGAGTTCATATCCGTCAACACGGATAAGGTCATTCAATACGGCGACGAAGCGCTTCGCCTTTCGCGGAAGATCGCCTACACAAAAGGAGAGGGCATTGCCTATACTTACCGGGGTGTGCACGAATATCTTTCCGGACAACTTCAGCAAGCCCACAAAGATCTGCATCACGGTCTCGCCTTGTCGGCGCAGGTGGGTGATAGAATAAACCAAGGATATACGTTGCTTCAATTGGGCAATTGCAGCCTCGAGGAAGTGGAGAACGATTCCGCTTTGCTTTTCCTTCAAGGGTCGTACGAATTTTTTAAAGACAGCACCCAGCCCGCATCGCTTTCCAAAGTCTATCGCAATATGAGCGCAGTATATGGCCAGCGCTATCAATACGAAAAACAAGCAGTGTATCTCGATCGCGCGATTGCCATCCGCCGGTTGCTGCCTGACAAAACCCTGCTCACGGACGCCTTGACCCTAAAGGCCACCAACAAATGGATGACGGGCGATGTGCCTGCAGCAGAAGCCTTGCTTGACGAAGCACTGACGGTTGCCGTCGAACACCCCGAAGACGAAGAAAATCTCCAGGACATACATCACTTAAAGTCGATGGTCCTTTTTCAACAGGGCCGGTTTGATGAAGCGGTGGTGCTGTTTGATTCGGCCCGCAATTATTTTTTGCGAACACTGTTGTACAGGAAGTACGTTACGATGCTCATCGACATTGGAGAAGTGTTCTCCGATCGGGGCGAGTACGAATTGGCGCTTGATAATTTATATGTCGCCCTGGAGCTGAGCAAACTGAGAGGCTACGAAGTCGAAACCCATGTGATCCGTACACGGATCGGCTGGATAAATTTTCGCCTCGGCGATCTAAAGCAGGCCTTTCGACTGGCAAACGAAGCGTTGAATTATACCACCAAGCGACAGCCGCAGGCAGACATTGCGAATGCGCTCAACCTTAGAGGCGTGGTCCTCACAGATCTCAACGAGTTCGCGCCCGCCAAGGTATCTCTGGATTCTGTGATCCAAATCTATAAACAGTTGGGCGACAATCGCGGGATCAGTGAAGGACTGATGAACCTTGGTTTTTTAGAAGAGAAGCAAAAGCGATATTCCCAAGCCCTTGCGTTTTACAAAGAGAGCATTCGACTCGCCGAGGCATCCAACTATGCCTATGGCCTGGCGTGGTCAAACTGGGGAATGGGTGACATTTATTTCAAGCAAGGCGACTACAAAACTGCCGCCCGGTATCTGGATCAATCGGAAGCCTATTGTCGTCTGATCCATGCCCATGAGATCCTGATCATCAACTACAATACCCGGAGGGATCTGTTGGCCGCTCAGAATCGCTTTAAAGAATCTTTAGGGTTTTCTGTTTTAGCCAGTCAGTTGAAAGATTCCATACACCGCACGGACCTCGCACGACGGTTTGTGACCCTGGAGAAAATGCAGGAAATCGAACAGCGCGACCGCGACATCAAGGCATTGCAAAATGACAAACAACTGGCGGAGAATAAAATAAACTTGCAGCAAGCCCAAATACGACAGCAATTTATTTTGTTGATCGGAGGCGTCATCAGCTTGGCCTTGTTGGGTGCCCTGGCCTTAGTGTACTATCGCTTTTATAAACGGATCAAAACGCTCCACGCCGCCATCACCGACAAGAACAAACGCATCCAGACCCAAGCCGATAAACTACATGAAGTGAATGCCGAGCTAAAGCACTTGTATCACGAGGTTTCGGAGCAGAACGAAGAGATACAGGCGCAGGCGAGCAAACTCGCCGCCAGCAACAAGAGCATCAGCGATCTCAACCGCGGCCTGGAACAGATCGTGGCACAGAAAACATTGGAACTTCGCACCACCAACGAAGAGTTGGCCAAGCACAACAATGAATTGCTCCAATTCTCCTATACGGTGTCGCACAACCTGCGTGGCCCGGTAGCGAGATTGCTGGGGCTTTCTGACATCGTGATCGCTGAACAGGATTTTGCCGAAGCCCAGAAATGGATTGCCCTGATCGGCAAGACGGCGGCGGACCTGGACTTGATCATAAAAGACCTAAACAAGATCCTGGACCTGCGCAACGAACCCCATCAATACCGGGAAACGGTGGAGCTCGAAAAAGAATGGAAGCAGAGCATCAGTCTTTTACAAGATAGCCTCAATGGTCACGAGGAGATCACGGCGAACTTCGAAGCGTTGCCGCAGATCGCGACGGTGCGGGCCATGGTGCAAAGTACTTTCTACAACTTGTTGAGCAACGCCATGAAGTTCCGTTCACCCAATCGCGATCTGAAAGTGACCGCCACCAGCAGCTATGTCGATGGGAAAGCCCGGCTGGAGGTACGCGACAACGGCATGGGATTCGACACTGGGGTGCACAAGGAAAAACTTTTCAAACTCTACAAGCGCTTTCACAACCACGTGGAAGGTCGTGGCATTGGCCTCTATTTGGTGAAATCACAGATCGAGATCCTGCATGGAACGATCGAGGTAGAATCGGTACCCGGCCAAGGTTCACGCTTTACGATCACGTTGCCGTTAGACG